A genomic region of Cannabis sativa cultivar Pink pepper isolate KNU-18-1 chromosome 1, ASM2916894v1, whole genome shotgun sequence contains the following coding sequences:
- the LOC115706980 gene encoding conserved oligomeric Golgi complex subunit 3 — MATKSSPSSTAHSKSGGAISKGYNFASHWEQNAPLTEQQQAAIVTLSHAVADRPFPPNLAQDRISGKDNGLSVSTKENSLGFEHSGAIEAVLVNTNQFYKWFTDLETAMKSETEEKYRQYVNTLTERIQTCDGILHQVDDTLDLFNELQLQHQAVATKTKTLHDACDRLVIEKQRLIEFSEALRSKLNYFDELENISTNFYSPNMNVVNENFLPLLKRLDDCIAYVENNPQYAESGVYLLKFRQLQSRALGMIRSHVLSVLKSASSQVQSAIRSNSSSKTSLAEGVEASVIYVRFKAAASELKPVLKEIESRSSRKEYIQLLAECHKLYCEQRLSLIKGIVYQRISEFAKKESLPSLTRSGCAYLMQVCQLEQQLFDHFFPTSSEDVSSLAPLIDPLSTYLYDTLRPKLIHETNIDFLCELVDILKVEVLGEQQSRRSESLSGLRPTLQRILADVHERLTFRARTHIRDEIANYLPLNEDLDYPAKLEQSAEKKPETASADENQDVFKSWYPPLEKTLSCLSKLYRCLEPAVFTGLAQEAVEFCSESIQKASKLITKRSSPMDGQLFLIKHLLILREQIAPFDIEFSVTHKELDFSHLLDHLRRLLRGQASLFDWSRSSSLARTLSPRVLESQIDAKKELEKSLKATCEEFIMSVTKLVVDPMLSFVTKVTAVKVALSSGSQNQKESSMAKPLKDQAFATPDKVAELVQKVSTAIQQELPNVMGKMKLYLQNPSTRTILFKPIKTNIVEAHIQVQSLLKTEYSPEEIQSIIKMPAIQDLEAQLDSFL, encoded by the exons GCTCAAGATCGAATCTCTGGAAAAGATAATGGCTTGTCCGTCTCCACGAAGGAAAACTCGTTGGGATTTGAGCACTCTGGAGCTATAGAAGCTGTTCTCGTCAATACAAATCAG TTTTATAAGTGGTTCACGGATCTTGAAACAGCCATGAAGTCTGAG ACAGAGGAGAAGTATCGGCAGTATGTGAACACATTAACTGAGCGCATACAGACATGTGACGGCATACTTCATCAG GTGGATGACACTTTAGATTTATTTAATGAGTTACAGCTGCAACATCAAGCAGTAGCAACAAAGACAAAAACTCTTCATGATGCATGCGATCGATTG GTAATTGAGAAGCAAAGGCTGATTGAATTTTCAGAAGCACTTCGCAGTAAGCTCAACTATTTTGATGAATTGGAGAAT ATTTCTACCAATTTTTATTCTCCAAATATGAATGTTGTTAATGAGAATTTCCTCCCTCTGCTCAAACGCCTTGATGACTGCATAGC GTATGTAGAAAACAATCCACAGTATGCTGAATCTGGCGTTTACTTACTCAAATTTCGACAACTGCAG TCTCGAGCGTTGGGTATGATTCGTTCTCATGTACTGTCTGTACTCAAAAGTGCGTCTTCACAG GTTCAGTCAGCAATCCGGAGCAATAGTAGCAGCAAGACATCCCTTGCAGAGGGTGTTGAGGCATCTGTTATATATGTCCGTTTCAAGGCAGCAGCAAGTGAG CTTAAGCCAGTGCTGAAGGAAATTGAAAGTAGATCATCAAGAAAAGAGTATATTCAGCTACTTGCAGAATGTCACAAACTTTATTGTGAGCAGAGGCTTTCCTTG ATTAAAGGCATAGTTTACCAACGAATATCTGAGTTTGCAAAGAAGGAGTCCTTGCCATCTTTGACTAGATCTGGATGCGCATATTTAATGCAG GTTTGTCAGCTTGAGCAGCAACTCTTTGATCATTTTTTCCCAACCTCTTCAGAGGACGTGTCAAGTTTGGCTCCATTGATAGATCCTTT GTCTACATACTTATATGATACATTGCGGCCAAAACTAATTCACgaaacaaatattgattttcTTTGTGAGCTTGTTGATATTCTTAAAGTCGAAGTCTTGGGGGAGCAACAAAGCAGACGGAGTGAATCTTTGTCTGGACTACGTCCTACATTACAGAGGATTCTTGCAGATGTTCATGAAAGGCTGACTTTCCGAGCCCGAACACATATTCGTGATGAG ATAGCTAATTATCTGCCTTTAAACGAAGACTTGGATTACCCTGCTAAGCTGGAGCAGTCTGCTGAGAAAAAACCTGAAACAGCTTCT GCTGATGAAAACCAAGATGTATTCAAGTCTTGGTATCCCCCACTAGAGAAAACACTATCTTGTCTTTCAAAGTTATATCGCTGTTTAGAACCAGCAGTTTTCACTGGTTTAGCGCAG GAAGCTGTAGAATTTTGCTCAGAATCCATCCAA AAAGCAAGCAAGCTCATAACAAAGAGATCTTCCCCGATGGATGGCCAATTGTTTCTCATAAAGCATCTTCTTATCTTGAGGGAGCAG ATTGCACCTTTCGATATTGAGTTTTCAGTGACACATAAAGAACTTGATTTCTCTCATTTGCTG GATCATTTAAGACGGCTACTTAGAGGTCAAGCTTCTCTATTTGACTGGTCTAGATCTTCTTCCCTGGCGAGGACCTTATCACCCAGAGTTTTGGAGAGTCAAATAGATGCTAAGAAG GAACTGGAGAAAAGTCTTAAGGCCACTTGtgaggaattcataatgtctgTCACTAAGCTAGTTGTAGACCCTATGCTTTCATTTGTCACCAAG GTTACAGCTGTTAAAGTTGCTTTGTCATCAGGCAGTCAGAACCAAAAAGAGTCATCTATGGCCAAACCACTAAAGGATCAGGCTTTCGCTACTCCAGATAAAGTGGCTGAACTTGTTCAGAAG GTAAGCACTGCCATTCAGCAGGAGTTGCCTAATGTGATGGGAAAGATGAAACTTTATCTGCAGAATCCATCTACCCGAACTATACTTTTTAAACCAATAAA GACAAACATTGTTGAAGCACATATCCAAGTACAATCCTTGCTGAAGACTGAGTATTCACCGGAAGAGATACAAAGCATCATTAAGATGCCTGCCATACAAGATTTAGAAGCACAACTTGACAGTTTTCTGTAG